The segment AGCTTGATTATAATTTCAACTACCTATATGGACTGGTACAGAAGGCAAAAATAGATGATGAAATTACGGATAACTACTATGACCTATTATACAGTTGGTATGTGAACAACAAGTGTTATAATAATCATCCGTTGCTAGAAAATGTACTGTTGAAGCTAGAGTATATACTGGATGAATCGGAGTCATTGAAAAATAGAAAGGAGGTTGCTGAATCGTTCAGGCAAATAAAAAGATCTCCCAAATATAATGCGAGCCTGTTAAAGCTACAGGTATTCAAGGGAATAATAGACTCCGTTTGTTGTGAAGATGAATTAAAAGAGGAGGATATTGTCTTTATTGAAAAGTGGATTGATTCAAACAACATCAATGACAAGTCATTCAAGAAATTTAAAAAAGAAGAGAATAATGATGATGTGGATATGAATGAATGTCTGATGGACTATTCCGACTTTTTAGAGGGATATCTCCAATAGGTTACTGTTTAAAGATCACCCTTAAAACCTATTTCATATTCCTTATCATCATAGTATCCTGAATTAATCCTCTCAAGGCTTTCTTTTTTATTGTTTTTAGCAATTTGAACCTGCGTATTAATGTAACCCTCCCCTTTGACAAGATTTAATAGTTTACTTGAATATAGGTTTTTTGGATTATCTATCCTGTTTTTGAATGTTTTAAGTTCGTTATCGAATGTCAAATTTAGTTTGTCATTTATTGACTTCATATTGTCATAGATTATGTTTAGCCATTGATTAATTGAGACCTTTTTGCCGTCTTTAATCAGTTCCAAGTGTTCTATTTGGCCGAATTGTGCCACAAGCTCCTCATTTAGTAATGATTCCTCCTGCCATTTATCATAATCGCTTTCATCAAATATCAGCAGGAATATTATGAATAAATGTAGAAAGTTCATATCCTCCTGTGACAATCCGCATATGTCAAATGAGTTAATATCAACCGTTCTTATCTCCAGATAAGATATTCCATCCTCTGATAATGATTCCAGTAGGTTATTTGGATTTTTTGACTTCATTCTTATTTGGGTGTATAATTCCTTAGCCTCGGATAGTTTGCCTTCGTCTATGTAACTATTGACGTCGGATATGAAGTTTTCCAAACTGTCATATCTTGGAAATAGCTTTATCAGATTTTTATATCCGCAACTGGCATTTCTAAAGGATACCCCTTCTGTCGTATAGTATTCCTCCAGATGTTTTGTATTCATTAACTTGATGCAGTCACAGGTGAATGACTCGTGGCTTGCTATGCTGCAACCGGTTATGTATATGATTACCCATTTGTATCTTAGATAATTTCTTACTATTTTAAGGTATAGTTCGTTCTTGAATTGCTTATAGGATTTGTTTGAATTGTTTATTTGATATAATTTTCTTATTGTGCTTTCCTTGAATGAAAAATTGTAGTGTATGCCTGAAATCAATTGTTTTTTTGTTCCGTATTTTTTAGCAAGTGCCTGTCTGTATTTGTATGATTGTACTGATTTTTCATCATTGGCGTATTGAGCTATTGGAATTTCATTGCTTGGGGGCAATATGCATGGTATTGATTGGTTCCATATGTATTCATCGTCGGGTATGTATTTGTTGACGTAATCTGTCAGGTATAATAGGAAATCATGTGCTTTTTTTGTAGTGTTGAATGTCGGAGTAATCATTTCGACTTGGCTTTCAGAAAAATCCGTGGTTATGTTTGGATTTTTTAGTTTATCGCCGAATATTTCGGGATGTTCTGTTAAGGATAACCTTCCATCGGAGTGTACCCGTAGTCCTTCCCTTTCTAATCCAAAATTGGCCCCTAATATTTCATCACTTGTAAATTGTGATTTGAGTAGTTCAATGTTAAAAAAATCTTTCATATTATATTATTTGAATTTGAAAGTATAAAAAGTTAACATTGTTATAATTAAAAAAAGTTGTACATATATAAAAAAATGACAACAAAATTAAAAAAAATAATAAAAGATTGAAAATTAACTTATCGCTTTAATAAATTCATTTACAATCGTGTCCACATTATTAGTGAACGAATACTTGTATCCATGAGACAACAGATAATTTGAAGGATTAGCTATTCCTTTAAAACTACTAGGACTATAATTATCATCCCATGCCCTTTCAAGCCATGACAAGTTTCTGAAGTCCTTAGACGTTTCGGAATTAAATGCCAAATAAAGCACCCTGTTTGACTTGGCCCTCATGAAACTTCTAGTAGACATGTCATAGAACATTCCTGAGTCACTACCACCATATATTGACAGTTGAGCCGAATTGATGGTCGTATTTTTAGCCCATATATTAACATTATGCATATTTGGTCCAATACCTACAATTGTAACCGTGTATCCCTTAGCCTGAAGTTTAGATTTGATACTGTTCAAAAATGCCATATCCTTAGTCTTGGAGTAAATGTTATCACTAGTTAGGTAAATATGCCTAACCGTGGATTTTGACGGATGCAATGTACTCCATGGATAAACTATACAGGACTCAACAAAGTAAGTCTTGGTAGAAACATCCAACACCTTGGACAGACAGTAAATCACGTTATAGTAACCCAAGTTACCACCGGACGTACTGACATATGTCGGTGCCTTACCATTATAATCAATATAGTTAATTAACCGAGTACATATTGAATATACATCACTAGGATACATTGTGAACGTTTTTACAGTATCCACCTGTGTTGACGGTGCCTCACAAGCCTTATAATACAAGGTTGATGAAGCCTTACCATTATAAAGATTAGAAATGGCATTGGCAACAAGATAAAGATATTCCTGAATTTGCAGCTTGGATGAACCGATACTGACCTCCTTGATTACCTGATTCTGTTCATAATGATTTCTGACATATACTGCAGCACTGCGAACCTCATCAAAGGTATATGAAGGTTTAACCTTAATCGTTAATGTTGCATTGTCACGATATTCAGAGTATAACCTATTAGCCCCATATACCGTTGATATATAATATTTACCGGCATGCAAATTACTTGCATCATATGTAATTTGAGCCTTACCACTGTTTATTTTTGCCGTTCCAATTGTCTGACCATTTATTTTAAACAGCAGTGTCCCGTTTGTTATGTATTTGTTATAGTGTTTATCAACCACTGTAGCCTTAAGAAGCACCTTGGTTTGATATGATGTCACGTTGACCGTGGCTATCTTTACAGGAAGAGGCAATAACTCAAGTATACCCTCGGAAGTTGTTTTACTTGACGCATACTTTCCTTCACCACCATATGTCGCTGAAATCAGATAAAATCCAGCAGACAAATTCTTGGTATTGCATGTATAATATGCCTTTCCATTTTTTAGTGTGGATGATCCCACACTAATTCCGTTTAATTTAAATACTACAAGTCCACCATTAGCATAAGTGTTTGTCTCTTTATCAGCAACTGTAGCAATCAATTGCACGTTGGTCGTGATGTATCCTGTCCTATCACTTACTGATATTTTTGTTCTATGCTGTGATTGTGCTTTTACATTAGTTGTATTTGCATCTTTTGTTATGTTTTTTGATGCAGTCACTACATCCTCTGAATTGTCTGTTGCAGTATTTGTATTTATATGTGTTTTTTCTGTATTAATTATCTCATCACTACTTGAGTGAGCAGATAATTGTTGATTACTATCGGCATCACTTATCGTATTATTATCAGAAGCACTTGCCACCGATAATGACAATAGTATTACTAAAGCCAATAGCAATCCATATTTTACCTTAATATTAACACCTCTGTTTTGATAATAAGAAACTTCAATTATTTTTCTTATTAACTACAATAAAAATTTATTGTTGTATATAATATTAGAATGACTTAATATAAAATACTTTATTTTTTTGGTGATTACAAGGACATTCAAATAATTAACTTTCATAGTCTTTTAACATGATTTTATCAACATCATGTTTATGATTTTATAATTAATCCACCATTTTGTCCAGTACATATAGTTGAAGCATTATACACTTCAGATGACAAATATATATTATCACATCATAAATTATGTTAAAAAAAATCGATTAACTATCAAACTTTTGTATATATAACCCCTACGGCATTTTCACTATGTTTCCGGGTTAAAAATCTTTTTAGATAAAGCCGAATAAAAAAAATAAAATAGAATGTTAATGATTAAATCACTTATTGTATGGATTTAATCATTCACCCCCCTCAATTATATTTATTTTCATCAAAAAGCGTGCACAACAATTATGAATACTGTGCATACTTGTTATTTGCGGCTTATTTAAATTTGTTATTCTGTTTTTTTTTTTGAAGTTTTAAATGAACTATATGTTATTATTTCTGGTTAATTACCCTGTTTTTGTACTGGTGTGAGGAGTGTTTGTTGCATTTATATTTTCCAATCTGATTATAGGGTATTGTCTGTTTTTAGTGTGTATTTCTTGTATGCTAATCAGGATATTATCCTGCTTATCTTTGGATTTTTTTAGGTAACGTCCGTGTTGATTGTTTTTTTGGGATATTTACGATGTACAAGAATAAAAAATAGGTGGTAAATAGGAGGATGTGGAATTTTAATCTGTTAATTTATTTTTTATTGCCTTTAAGTATAACACTGCTATCTGGCATAGGTATTTTGGTAGATTCAGATAATAGTTCTTTTTATGTTTTTTGATAAATTGAAGGTTTGTCTTTATATGGTTGTATTCTGTTTTTAGCTGGGTGTTCTTGTGTCGGCTCATTCCTACCTTGTGCCATATAATTGAATCTGTTACGGTTACTACCTTATATCCCTTGGATTTTACTTGCATTGCCAAATCAACATCTTCACATCCAAAGAAGAAGCTAGTATCCAGGTATCCTACCGGTATTGCTTCCTTTTTTATCAGTAATCCTGCACCGGATACCCAGTCGCATTCTATGACTTTTTGTGTTAGATCATAGCTTTCCTCTTCCATGATGCTATGATGACCGGGGAAATGATCCAGGTCCACTACACTGCCGATACACCATATCTTATCATGGGCATTGTCATAGTCGTAGTAGTAGAATTTCGGTCCCACTATCCCTATGGATTGGTCATTTGAGGCCACGTTAATCATATTTTTCAGGAAGTTGGCATCGACTATTGTATCATTATTCAATAGCAGTACGTAGTCTGGATTATCATACTTTAATGTATAGTCTATTGCTATGTTATTTCCCCTTGCAAATCCATAGTTTTCATAATTTTCTATAAGAAGAAGCTTCTTTTTATCGGGAGTACTTGTGTAGTCGACTTTCTTTAATTCATCTTCCCTTAAACTAGTTAGTTCTATGGGTTTGTTCTCACAATACTTCGTGTATTCTGTTTGAACGTGGATATTGCCCTTTGCGTATTCGGTTATTTTGTCTATGGAGTCGTTGGTTGAGTGGTTATCTACGACTATGACGTTGTAGCATGGATAATCTATCTGGTATAATGATTCTAATGCCTCCAGTGTATCATCATATCCATTCCAGTTAAGGAGTATTATTGTTACTAGTTTTTCAGTCATTTTCTTCCTCTTTTTCAAGAATTCTTTCTATGTTTTTTATTAATCTTTTACCTGCATGATCCAGACTCCAGAAGCAGTCTATGTATTTGATACCTGTTTGTGATAATTTTTCCCATAGTTCTTCATCATCAAACAGCAGTTCTATTGCGGCGGCGAAGTCCTTTTCATCCCGTTGTGTTAGCAGTCCGGTTTTCTTATGAAGTACTGTTTCTTTTATTCCTCCTTCTTTGACTCCCACTACCGGTGTTCCACATGCCATTGCTTCCAGTGGCACGTAGCCGAATGGTTCTAGGTATGGTGAATATACTACTGCTGTTGCCTTGTTATATAGTCTTACAAGATCTTCATCCGTTATCATTGTCTGGATTGTCAGGTCAACGGCGTTTTCATCGGCTAATTTGTTCAGATAGTTTACCCATCCTTCGTCACTGCTGTTTCCTACTATTACCAGTCTTGGTCTTTTTTCTATTACTATGTGTGATATTGCTCTGATTAGGAAGTCATAGCCCTTTGGGGGGATGCATGTTCCGACGGATAATACATAGTCTTCCCTTTTTAGGTTGAAGTTCTGGAATTTATCGGTATCCAGTCCAATATATGATACGTATGCATTTTTACCGTATTGTCTTAGTATGGATTCATGGCTGAAGTAGGAGTTTGCAAGTATGTTGGTGGCATATTCTGCCAGCTGTTTGTCCCTTTCATAGTCTTTTGTTTCAATATAGTTGACAAAGTAATTGGAAAATGGCCTTATTAATGGGTTGTTGAAAAAGCCTATTTTCTCTTTTTGGTCGTTTACCTTTTTAAGTATTTGATCTGTTCTTACTGGCTGTTGGCAGTAGTATACATTGGTTTTTTTCAGGTATTTTAATATGACGGGTGTCATGGTATATTGGTCCTGTTCACAGTAGATTATATCATAATCGGAGTTGTTTAGTTCTTCGGCTATTTTCTGTTCTGTCTTGAATACGTTGCTTACTGATACTCGTTTGATTATTGCGGGTACGTAGCTGAATATTGAGTATAATTTTTCACGCCAGAAGCTTTTTTTCACCTCATATATCTTCACGCTGCTTGCCACTTCCTCCAATGGGAGATATTCCTCATTTGCTGTTTCGGGTATGTATACATCCACTATGTGTCCATGATTTGTCAAGTACTGTATATATGTGTAGAGTGACCGTTTTGCTCCTCCTGAGGGTAGATTGTGAAATACTGCTATTTTATATTTTTTTTCATCCATAGACTTACAAGCTCCTATATTTTTTTCCTAATTTAATGTATTTGAATTTCTTATTATTAGTGTCTTAGTTATTCAGATATATTATTTATTATCATCTTATCTGCAAAAGTATTATTGTACTTTCTTTAGTCCTGCCATCAATCCTTTGATTAGTACTTTTGAATATTGCCTGTTTTTCAATATATTTGTAAGTGATTCCTTGAGTACATACAAGACCATGTAAATAATGAATTTATGATACCTATTCCTGTCACTATGCTTCTTCATAAACAATATCCTATTGGCTGTATGATAGTATATGCGAGATAGTGATTTTATTGATGAACCTTCCTTATGATATATACATCCATAGTCCGAAACTACCAGATTATAACCTTTTTTATGTGCCACCGTTGACCAGTCCACATCCTCCCAGTACATGAAGTAGTCCGTGCTTATTGGTCCGACCTCCCGTAAAACAGCAATCGGCATGAATACACATGAACCTGTTATGAAGTCATATGTATCATATTGATTTTTTTGTCTGACTGCCATGCATTCACCGTGTTTCCAGTCAATTATTCCCCCGCCTACCGTTTGAATGCTATTATTGTCATCATAGTAGTAATGGGTGGCACCTACAAAGGCCACGTTGTCCTCCTGATTGTACTTATCAAAGAGGGCATTTACAAAATCACTGGAAACAACCGTATCATTATTCAACAACAGCACATATTCACATACGTCATATTTTATAAGATATTCAAGTGCAACATTGTTTCCACCGGCAAAGCCTGCATTGACATCATTTAATATAAACAGCAAGTCAACATCATCAGTATAATCATCCAATTTGTTGCTTGTTACCATGGCATGACTATAATAATCCTGATTTTCCAGGTAATCACTTATATATTCAACGGAGTTTCTTTGAGAATTATTATCCACAAGATAAATGTTAAAATCACCATAACCAAGATTTTTAAGTGAATTTAAACATTCAACCGTGTCTTCATGACCATTCCAGTTTAAAAGAACAATAGATAGCTTTGATTTAATAAGAATCCCCTTCAATCAGTCAGTGTCATCAGTTAAGTCATTTATTTTAACATCAATATATTCCTTCTTGTCAGCAGGTTTGTTAATCAAATCACGAGTCCTATACCTTATTTGATCAAGGGAATCATCCCCCACAAATGTCTTAATTAAATAACCTACTGCCATTCCACCCAAAAATAATAGAATACTTCTTGTCATTTTACCAAAAATACCCTTTGACATATCTTTCACCACAAATTACATTATATTTTTTAATCATAATAAAAAAAATAATATTTCACTATTAACAATTAATTATTATATATGGTTTTTAAAATATATTAAACAGATGACAAAAAAATTGAGGAATTGACATGAACATCAATGACAAATATCATTATAGATTTGAAGATCTTAAGGAAAATAAAGGAATCAGCAAAGTGGAAATAATATTACACGACGATGATGACATGACCATAGAATATAGTGGTAAAAATGGATTCAACACGGAAGGATTTGACTATCCCTTATTCAACAGAAAGGAAAAGGATGAAGAGACATCCTGGTTTTTATATCGTGTAGAGGAAATTATAGACATGGAATTTGAAATACTCGACCAATTACGTGACCCAATTGAAGCCGATGAAAAACAGATGACACATATAATTAAAAAACAGGTTGAAATATATTGCTATAAGGAATAATGGTTTAAATGAAAAACTATACGTGCATATTTCCGGGCTTGTACAACTACAACTTAACAAAGGATGTGGGCATGATTCCCTACACATTATCAGATAGATACGATACGCATATAGCCACCTATGATAATGACGAATACTTTTATCTGGAAGACGAACTTAAATCAGATAACTTTAACCTCGAATACCTTGACAATACAGGTGATGAAAAAGGGGACGTTCTTAAATATTTAAAGGGTAATTCCAAAAATATTGACATCCTACAACTATATCATTTGAAGTATAACCTACTGGCCAGTTACATTACAGCATATAAGCTAAGAAACAGGAAGGGTAAAATATACCTGAAACTGGATGCCAACAATGAAATCATTGACTTTTTAATCAAGCGTAGAGGATTGTTACCCTCCCTCAGACGATTGTATGCAAAAATCATTTTCAGCAAAATAGACCTTATCAGTATAGAAACCAGAAGAAACTACAATCTGCTGAAGGATTTTATATCAGAGGACAGATTACTCTACATACCAAACGGCATAACAAAATCAGATATTGGCCTGGAGGATAAAGAAAAGACAATACTGTATGTGGGATATGTTGAAAAGAAGAACAAATCCATAGATTTGCTCATGGACGCCTTTGGCAAATGCGTTAGTGATGATTGGAAACTGGTATTGATAGGTAAAATAGAGGAGGATATGAAAGAATTTTTAAATGATTTCTTCAAAAAGAATCCGCAGTTAAAAGACAGGATAATATTGAAGGGATACATATCAGACAAGAATGTATTGTCAACCGAATATGCTAAAAGCAGCATTTACTGCTGTACTTCACGCTCCGAAAGCTTTGGAATCTCCACATTAGAGGCGGCATACTTTGGAAATTACATTATTTCAACGGATGTTGGAGCCTCAAAAGACATTATAGAAAAAACAGGTTATGGTCAGATAGTCGAACATGAAAGCGAATCACTCGAAAAGGCCTTGAAAGATACCATGCTTAATTGGGAGAGCATAACGGAAAATCCATACGCTAAACAGTCCATAGTCTATGATAACTTTAATTGGGAGAGCATATGTGATAAAATAGTGGAAAAAATAGAAAAGAAATAAGATTTATTCCTTTTTGAACTTAATGATGCTGGTTGAGAAGTATTTCTTATTGTCTACAAATCCATGGACGATATTCTCATCCTTCATTGTACAATTCTGTACGGACACTATCTCCTTTTCTCTTGGATCGTTATTTATACATTCCTCCAGTACATCAAGGTGTCTGGATGTTTTCATTGCAACGACAGTATCCACGTACGGTAATATTTTTGCTAACCTGTCATCCACCTGAGGCACTACCACCATTATATCATCCTGTTCTGTTAGCTGTATTCCGGCCGTTGTGCTGCAGGCAGTCATGGCTGCAATACCCGGTACCAATACCACCTCTACACCCATCTTCTGTAATCTTTTTGACACGTAGCTGAATGTTGAGAATATTGTCGGATCGCCCAAGGTTACAAATACAGCGTTTAATCCCTCGGATAACTTTTCAAACAACATCTCTGCTGCTTCATCCCATGACTTGTCCAATTCCTCTTTATCTTCGGTCATTGGAAACAATGGTTGAAGTATTTCACATTCTGTTTCTCTTTCATCGATTATTCCCTGTACTATATTTAATGCTACGCTAGGCTTACCATTTCTTGACTTTGGTGCGAATATGATATCCGTCTCTTTTATGATTCTTGCCGCTTTTATTGTTACTAGTTCTGGGTCTCCCGGTCCTACACCGACTCCATATAATTTTCCTATTGCCATATCTTTCATCCTTTGAATTTTTTTTATAATTAAAAAAGTAACATGATAAGTAAAGTAAATTTTATTATTTATTTAATACCTTTTTATACTATTAATATAACCATACACATATATATAATTTTTAAGCTTATGATTAAAGTCACATGAACTTATCTAAAAGTAAGTTTTAATCAATCATGAAAATTATCCCCATATCCAAAAGAATAAAAAATAATGAGCGATATATATTATAGTTATGAATACAATATTTTGCCCAACATGTGGAATGATAAAAAACAAGTGCGTATGCTCTAAAAAGGCTGATGAGAAAAAACAGTACAGCTCGCTAATAGAAAGGCCAACGGCTGAAGAAAAAGAAAAACTGCAAGCCAAACATCCTGAAATAGATGAGGAAATAATTGAAAACTTCCCATTTAAAGAGGCCAGACACAATCAACTGGAACTGATAGAAGAAATCCTGAATGCATTTGACAACGGAAAAAAATACATCATACTTGAAGCAGGAACCGGTACTGGTAAATCGGCCATAGCCGCCACTCTAGGTCAAATATTACAGCCGGCATATATCCTTACCATGACAAAACAATTGCAACGCCAATATGCCGATGAATTCGGTTATCCACAAGTAAAAGGAAGAAACAACTTCTCATGTCTTGACAGCGGATCCTTAAACAAATGTGATCAGGGAACCTGTCAAACCATTAGAACAACCGAGGAATTTTCATGTCCATATGGCATTAAAATAGAAAAAAACAATCAAAAGGACATCAACGAATATGACCCGGAAACATTCTATAATGCACCGTTTACATTCAACTCAACAAATAAATGTCCATACTGGAATCAAAAGGCAATAGCAATCGAAGAGCCTGTAACCCTGCTGAATTATGACTATGCATACCTTGAATTCAACTACGTCCAGCACTTCCAGAAAAGAAACCTGATGATACTGGATGAAGCACACAACATAGAAGACAAGATCATGCACAAACTGGAATTAAACCTCTACAACAAACAGCTGCAAAAAGACATACAGGAAAGCATACCAAGAGAAATGATGACATACACAGATATAAAGGACTGGATTGCATTTTTAGAGGCAATATTTGACTCATATAATTCCATCAATGTCAATAACCTAACCAAACAAAAGGGAGACCGTATCGAGCATACAAAAAGAAAAATCAAGGAAATAACGGGAAATATCAAGAAAAACCCCTCCGATTGGGTGGTGTCAACCGATGAAAGTTCAGTATCCTTCAAACCGCTCAAAGTGGATAAGTATGCAGAAGAAACCTTGTTCCAATACGCCGACAAGGTACTTTTCATGAGTGCAACAATACTGGACAAGGACCTGTTCTGCAAATGGCTGGGATTAGACCCCGAAGAGGTATACTACATTCACAGTGAAAGCCCCTTCAAGAAGGAATATCGGCCAATACACATGAGACTTGTCGGGCCAATGTCCAAAAGGGCACTATGGCATACGGCACCAAAGACCATACCCGTACTTAAGGAGATAATGGACAAACACTTCAATGAAAAGGGACTGGTCCATACAAACAGCTATAAATGCCAGCAGTACATCATCCAACACATCAGAGAACAGAGAATACTATCACATGACTCCAAGAATCGTGAACAGATACTGAGGGAATTTGAAAAGTCAAACAATCCATATGTACTTGTAAGTCCATCAATGAGCGAGGGAGTTGATTTGCCATATGAAAAATGTGAATTCCAGGTAATCTACAAAGTACCATACCCCTACCTCGGTGATAAACAGATCAACGAAAGAAAAAACCTTGACCCCGAATGGTATGCATATAAGACCATCATGACATTGATGCAGGCATATGGACGTGGAATGAGGGCTGAAAACGATCACTGTGACACATACATTCTGGATAAGAACATTCAGACAATACTGAGAAACAAGATGTACCGCAGACTAATACCTAAGTTCTTCAGAGAAGCAATAACCACCTAAATTATTTTTTTATTAAAGCAACAAATGAGCCAAATAAAGCTAAATTGTATGTATCCGGATAACTGACCATATAATATGTAATTTTCAACGGATATTATAAGTCATATCCATATTCTAATTTTATTTAGTTAAAACAGTTGAAACATGAAAAAATATGAAATTACCCTCCATATGAGACTTGGCCAAAGGTATTTTAAAACAAAAAAAATTATATATCCGGATGTCTTGGTTATAATTTGATTTTACTTGGAGAGTCTCTCCCACTTACACAATCGTTCAAAATCGAAACCAAGTTTACATTTTAAAAATATAGAAATAATCAAAGAAATGAATTACTAATTATGGCAAGATCTTCCACCAACACCAGACATAGAAACAAAAGAAGAACTAGAAGCA is part of the Methanosphaera sp. BMS genome and harbors:
- a CDS encoding glycosyltransferase family 2 protein, with product MKGILIKSKLSIVLLNWNGHEDTVECLNSLKNLGYGDFNIYLVDNNSQRNSVEYISDYLENQDYYSHAMVTSNKLDDYTDDVDLLFILNDVNAGFAGGNNVALEYLIKYDVCEYVLLLNNDTVVSSDFVNALFDKYNQEDNVAFVGATHYYYDDNNSIQTVGGGIIDWKHGECMAVRQKNQYDTYDFITGSCVFMPIAVLREVGPISTDYFMYWEDVDWSTVAHKKGYNLVVSDYGCIYHKEGSSIKSLSRIYYHTANRILFMKKHSDRNRYHKFIIYMVLYVLKESLTNILKNRQYSKVLIKGLMAGLKKVQ
- a CDS encoding glutamate--cysteine ligase encodes the protein MKDFFNIELLKSQFTSDEILGANFGLEREGLRVHSDGRLSLTEHPEIFGDKLKNPNITTDFSESQVEMITPTFNTTKKAHDFLLYLTDYVNKYIPDDEYIWNQSIPCILPPSNEIPIAQYANDEKSVQSYKYRQALAKKYGTKKQLISGIHYNFSFKESTIRKLYQINNSNKSYKQFKNELYLKIVRNYLRYKWVIIYITGCSIASHESFTCDCIKLMNTKHLEEYYTTEGVSFRNASCGYKNLIKLFPRYDSLENFISDVNSYIDEGKLSEAKELYTQIRMKSKNPNNLLESLSEDGISYLEIRTVDINSFDICGLSQEDMNFLHLFIIFLLIFDESDYDKWQEESLLNEELVAQFGQIEHLELIKDGKKVSINQWLNIIYDNMKSINDKLNLTFDNELKTFKNRIDNPKNLYSSKLLNLVKGEGYINTQVQIAKNNKKESLERINSGYYDDKEYEIGFKGDL
- a CDS encoding glycosyltransferase family 4 protein, whose translation is MDEKKYKIAVFHNLPSGGAKRSLYTYIQYLTNHGHIVDVYIPETANEEYLPLEEVASSVKIYEVKKSFWREKLYSIFSYVPAIIKRVSVSNVFKTEQKIAEELNNSDYDIIYCEQDQYTMTPVILKYLKKTNVYYCQQPVRTDQILKKVNDQKEKIGFFNNPLIRPFSNYFVNYIETKDYERDKQLAEYATNILANSYFSHESILRQYGKNAYVSYIGLDTDKFQNFNLKREDYVLSVGTCIPPKGYDFLIRAISHIVIEKRPRLVIVGNSSDEGWVNYLNKLADENAVDLTIQTMITDEDLVRLYNKATAVVYSPYLEPFGYVPLEAMACGTPVVGVKEGGIKETVLHKKTGLLTQRDEKDFAAAIELLFDDEELWEKLSQTGIKYIDCFWSLDHAGKRLIKNIERILEKEEEND
- a CDS encoding Ig-like domain-containing protein gives rise to the protein MALVILLSLSVASASDNNTISDADSNQQLSAHSSSDEIINTEKTHINTNTATDNSEDVVTASKNITKDANTTNVKAQSQHRTKISVSDRTGYITTNVQLIATVADKETNTYANGGLVVFKLNGISVGSSTLKNGKAYYTCNTKNLSAGFYLISATYGGEGKYASSKTTSEGILELLPLPVKIATVNVTSYQTKVLLKATVVDKHYNKYITNGTLLFKINGQTIGTAKINSGKAQITYDASNLHAGKYYISTVYGANRLYSEYRDNATLTIKVKPSYTFDEVRSAAVYVRNHYEQNQVIKEVSIGSSKLQIQEYLYLVANAISNLYNGKASSTLYYKACEAPSTQVDTVKTFTMYPSDVYSICTRLINYIDYNGKAPTYVSTSGGNLGYYNVIYCLSKVLDVSTKTYFVESCIVYPWSTLHPSKSTVRHIYLTSDNIYSKTKDMAFLNSIKSKLQAKGYTVTIVGIGPNMHNVNIWAKNTTINSAQLSIYGGSDSGMFYDMSTRSFMRAKSNRVLYLAFNSETSKDFRNLSWLERAWDDNYSPSSFKGIANPSNYLLSHGYKYSFTNNVDTIVNEFIKAIS
- a CDS encoding glycosyltransferase family 4 protein, which encodes MKNYTCIFPGLYNYNLTKDVGMIPYTLSDRYDTHIATYDNDEYFYLEDELKSDNFNLEYLDNTGDEKGDVLKYLKGNSKNIDILQLYHLKYNLLASYITAYKLRNRKGKIYLKLDANNEIIDFLIKRRGLLPSLRRLYAKIIFSKIDLISIETRRNYNLLKDFISEDRLLYIPNGITKSDIGLEDKEKTILYVGYVEKKNKSIDLLMDAFGKCVSDDWKLVLIGKIEEDMKEFLNDFFKKNPQLKDRIILKGYISDKNVLSTEYAKSSIYCCTSRSESFGISTLEAAYFGNYIISTDVGASKDIIEKTGYGQIVEHESESLEKALKDTMLNWESITENPYAKQSIVYDNFNWESICDKIVEKIEKK
- a CDS encoding glycosyltransferase family 2 protein — protein: MTEKLVTIILLNWNGYDDTLEALESLYQIDYPCYNVIVVDNHSTNDSIDKITEYAKGNIHVQTEYTKYCENKPIELTSLREDELKKVDYTSTPDKKKLLLIENYENYGFARGNNIAIDYTLKYDNPDYVLLLNNDTIVDANFLKNMINVASNDQSIGIVGPKFYYYDYDNAHDKIWCIGSVVDLDHFPGHHSIMEEESYDLTQKVIECDWVSGAGLLIKKEAIPVGYLDTSFFFGCEDVDLAMQVKSKGYKVVTVTDSIIWHKVGMSRHKNTQLKTEYNHIKTNLQFIKKHKKNYYLNLPKYLCQIAVLYLKAIKNKLTD
- the cobI gene encoding precorrin-2 C(20)-methyltransferase — protein: MAIGKLYGVGVGPGDPELVTIKAARIIKETDIIFAPKSRNGKPSVALNIVQGIIDERETECEILQPLFPMTEDKEELDKSWDEAAEMLFEKLSEGLNAVFVTLGDPTIFSTFSYVSKRLQKMGVEVVLVPGIAAMTACSTTAGIQLTEQDDIMVVVPQVDDRLAKILPYVDTVVAMKTSRHLDVLEECINNDPREKEIVSVQNCTMKDENIVHGFVDNKKYFSTSIIKFKKE